In Jannaschia sp. W003, the genomic stretch GCACGGAGCAGAGCATGAGACGCCACCGCAACGTCAAGATCGTCGCCACCCTCGGCCCGGCCTCCGACGACTACGACACGATCCGCGCACTGTTCGAGGCCGGCGCCGACGTGTTCCGGCTCAACATGAGCCACGGTGGCCACGAGGAGATCCGCGCGCGCCACAACATCATCCGCGACATCGAGCGCGACACCGGCCGCCCGATCGCCATCCTGGCCGACCTGCAGGGGCCGAAGCTGCGCGTGGGCACCTTCAAGGGCGGCAGCGCCGAGATCGAGGAGGGGCAGCCGTTCCGCCTCGACCTCGACGAGGCGGCCGGGGACGCCACCCGCGTGCAGCTCCCCCACCGCGAGATCTTCGAGGCGCTCGAGCCCGGCTCCACGCTCCTGGTCAACGACGGCAAGCTGCGCCTCAAGGTGGACCGCTGCGGCCCCGACCACGCCGACTGCACCGTGGTCACGGGGGGCACCATCTCGAACCGCAAGGGCGTGAACGTGCCCGACGTGGTGCTGCCGCTCGCCGCCCTCTCCGAGAAGGACCGCGCCGATCTGGAGTTCGTATGCGAGCTGGGCGTGGACTGGCTGGCGCTCAGCTTCGTGCAGCGCGCCTCGGACGTGGAGGAGGCGCGTGCGCTGGCCAAGGGCCGCGCGGCGCTCCTGTCGAAGATCGAGAAGCCCTCGGCGGTGGACGCCTTCGAGGAGATCCTCGCCGTCTCCGACGGCATCATGGTGGCGCGCGGCGACCTCGGCGTGGAGCTGCCCGTGCAGGCCGTGCCGCCGATCCAGAAGCGCCTCATTCGCAAGTGCCGCGCCGCCGCCAAGCCGGTGATCGTGGCCACCCAGATGCTCGAGTCGATGATCGAGTCGCCCATGCCCACCCGCGCCGAGGTGTCGGACGTGGCCACCGCCATCTACGAGGGCACCGACGCCATCATGCTCTCGGCGGAATCGGCGGCCGGCCAGTACCCGATCGAGGCCGTG encodes the following:
- the pyk gene encoding pyruvate kinase translates to MRRHRNVKIVATLGPASDDYDTIRALFEAGADVFRLNMSHGGHEEIRARHNIIRDIERDTGRPIAILADLQGPKLRVGTFKGGSAEIEEGQPFRLDLDEAAGDATRVQLPHREIFEALEPGSTLLVNDGKLRLKVDRCGPDHADCTVVTGGTISNRKGVNVPDVVLPLAALSEKDRADLEFVCELGVDWLALSFVQRASDVEEARALAKGRAALLSKIEKPSAVDAFEEILAVSDGIMVARGDLGVELPVQAVPPIQKRLIRKCRAAAKPVIVATQMLESMIESPMPTRAEVSDVATAIYEGTDAIMLSAESAAGQYPIEAVQTMDAVARQVEADATYREIIEASRVSHLSTTADGIVAAAREIAETTDVVALCVFSHSGSTALKVSRERPRVPIIMLTPIVASARRLVLSWGCHCVTTQTVERFKFAVVSAVRAAKAAGFAQADDQVVVTAGIPFNVAGSTNILRVAPCDERRIFGAEGD